In Amyelois transitella isolate CPQ chromosome 5, ilAmyTran1.1, whole genome shotgun sequence, one DNA window encodes the following:
- the LOC106131804 gene encoding small ribosomal subunit protein uS8A: MVRMNVLSDALKSIHNAEKRGKRQVLIRPCSKVIVKFLTVMMKHGYIGEFEIVDDHRAGKIVVNLTGRLNKCGVISPRFDVPINDIERWTNLLPSRQFGYLVLTTSGGIMDHEEARRKHLGGKILGFFF; encoded by the exons ATGGTGCGTATGAACGTGTTGAGTGATGCGCTGAAATCTATCCACAATGCCGAGAAACGCGGTAAAAGACAGGTGCTTATCAGGCCTTGCTCTAAAGTGATCGTCAAGTTTTTGACTGTGATGATGAAGCACGGCTACATTGGAGAATTTGAAATAGTTGATGACCACAGAGCCGGCAAGATTGTTGTCAATCTTACAGGCAGATTGAATAAATGTGGAGTAATATCTCCACGATTTGATGTTCCAATTAATGATATTGAAAGATGGACTAACCTCTTACCGTCGCGACAGTTTGG ataCCTTGTGCTGACGACAAGTGGTGGTATCATGGATCATGAAGAAGCCAGAAGGAAACATCTCGGAGGGAAAATCCTAGGTTTCTTTTTCTAA
- the LOC132904421 gene encoding uncharacterized protein LOC132904421 isoform X2: MVRNYKRKTDRGSYKKEDLQAAVHAVRNGSLTGYKAAQIYNIPRTTIMDHVHRKRLSNTLGKRPTLSPDIENNIASCLHIMEKYGFGLTRAEISDLVAEYVTKNNIQTCFKNGKPGKDWIAGFRERNNLSIKKPQPVEYARKVAADPFVLSEYYELLNKTIKTLGLQDKPGAIWNVDETNFSKDPLKSKIVGVKGHAATRTISTPGKDNTTVLLGASAAGDKIPPLIIFKGKYVWDEWTSPNAYPRTTYAATKNGWMESDVFEAFFKKSFLPSIGVERPVLLIYDGHATHVGLNIIEAARDANVTILKLPPHTSHILQPLDISVMKSFKDRWDKVLVKWQRLNIGVQLPKKEFSRIIGEVWAGIEPQILMNGFRKAGIYPFNPTAVDKSKLDPMKLARFQEQSSALAPKKYEPQNLISIVLTLMNKNITQTPNRRLEIVQECNSISTTNTKEQAAIKKPNIPFEELLLEKIKRSDTSTKVKRSRVATGAEVITHDDVLTLKREKQIKENIKLEKNKKHISNNVCLLTQLSKNSAERQPFSGKQNLPACLQNQTPDARKIIVTSNIVLKKAGAVDYSSTKPGPSGIHKKKTRTNKYAASFMIKGKDNSKKKSGKENSKLYYRNKPTKSYETESTSSTTSVSGIMSCHSDSDILNFESDDDLNDIDGLSLADNENRKSEEENTEKENTEIERTHTVNTNNDHDAIEPPTDKNENVKVGEISSGNYTVKDYVLVRYYGKKWIYYVGVIESIDACDKTNIIYSIKFFKTVKKPKLLFKFPKKNDRDEVTILSIVKKVELFQDADNNNEYFLSNLDDAVYFL, translated from the exons ATGGTgcgaaattataaaagaaaaacagataGGGGATCGTACAAGAAAGAAGACTTACAAGCAGCAGTACATGCTGTTAGAAATGGCTCATTAACTGGGTACAAAGCTGctcaaatttataacattCCAAGGACCACAATAATGGACCACGTCCACAGAAAAAGGCTCTCTAATACTCTTGGAAAAAGACCTACGTTATCACCGGACATAGAGAATAACATAGCAAGTTGTCTCCATATTATGGAAAAATATGGCTTTGGCCTGACCAGGGCTGAAATTTCCGATTTGGTGGCGGAATATGTCaccaaaaacaatatacaaacTTGTTTCAAAAATGGAAAGCCAG GAAAGGATTGGATAGCTGGTTTTCGAGAAAGAAATAATCTGTCAATTAAAAAACCACAGCCTGTGGAATACGCGCGTAAAGTAGCAGCTGATCCTTTCGTGTTGAGCGAGTATTAcgaattgttaaataaaacaattaaaactttaGGTTTACAAGATAAACCAGGAGCTATTtggaatgtggatgaaaccaACTTTTCCAAGGATCCCCTTAAATCGAAAATCGTTGGTGTCAAAGGTCATGCTGCTACAAGGACGATATCTACACCAGGTAAAGACAATACCACAGTTTTACTAGGAGCTAGCGCTGCAGGGGACAAAATCCCACCCTTAATCATCTTTAAAGGCAAATATGTCTGGGACGAATGGACTTCGCCAAATGCATATCCTAGGACCACTTATGCTGCCACCAAAAATGGATGGATGGAGAGTGACGTTTTCgaagctttttttaaaaaatcttttttaccGAGTATAGGCGTTGAGCGCCCcgtattgttaatttatgatGGCCACGCAACCCACGTTGGTTTGAACATTATTGAAGCGGCAAGGGATGCAAATGTTACCATCTTAAAACTTCCGCCCCATACAAGCCATATACTCCAACCATTAGACATTTCAGTCATGAAGTCCTTCAAAGATCGTTGGGATAAAGTTCTTGTGAAGTGGCAGAGATTAAATATAGGCGTACAATTGCCAAAAAAAGAGTTTTCACGTATTATTGGAGAAGTATGGGCCGGCATAGAGCCACAAATACTTATGAATGGTTTTCGTAAAGCCGGGATATACCCTTTTAATCCTACAGCAGTTGATAAATCAAAGTTAGATCCTATGAAATTGGCCCGATTTCAAGAACAGAGTTCTGCGTTAgcaccaaaaaaatatgaaccaCAAAACTTAATATCAATAGTATTGACATTGATGAACAAAAACATTACACAAACTCCTAATAGGCGGCTTGAAATTGTACAGGAATGTAATTCTATAAGCACTACCAATACCAAGGAACAAGCTGCGATAAAAAAGCCAAACATCCCATTTGAAGAGTTATTACTGGAAAAAATTAAGCGTAGTGACACCTCAACAAAAGTAAAGCGAAGTAGAGTTGCAACAGGTGCAGAGGTTATCACTCACGATGATGTGTTAACATTGAAAAGagaaaagcaaataaaagaaaacattaaattagaaaagaataaaaaacatatatctAACAATGTGTGCTTGTTAACTCAACTATCAAAAAATAGTGCTGAAAGGCAACCATTTTCGGGGAAACAAAATCTGCCTGCCTGTTTACAAAATCAAACGCCTGATGCCCGTAAAATAATAGTTACATCAAACATCGTGCTTAAAAAAGCTGGAGCAGTTGATTACTCTTCGACAAAACCTGGCCCATCAGGCATCCACAAAAAAAAGACAAGGACAAATAAATATGCAGCATCTTTCATGATTAAGGGTAAAGACAATAGTAAGAAGAAAAGTGGCAAAGAGAACAGCAAACtatattatagaaataaaccTACAAAGAGTTATGAAACAGAATCTACCAGTTCAACGACCAGTGTATCTGGAATTATGAGTTGTCACAGCGACTCCGATATATTGAATTTCGAATCAGATGATGATCTAAATGATATTGATGGACTTTCATTGGCAGATAACGAAAACAGAAAAAGTGAAGAAGAAAacactgaaaaagaaaatactgaaatagaAAGAACTCATACTGTAAACACTAACAATGATCACGATGCTATTGAACCTCCAACCGATAAAAATGAGAATGTAAAGGTGGGTGAAATTTCTTCAGGAAACTATACAGTGAAAGACTATGTTTTAGTCCGTTACTATGGGAAGAAATGGATTTATTATGTAGGAGTAATAGAATCTATAGATGCTTGtgacaaaacaaacataatctattcaattaagtttttcaaaacggtaaaaaaACCAAAGCTTCTCTTCAaatttcctaaaaaaaatgatCGTGATGAAGTAACAATTCTGTCGATAGTAAAAAAAGTGGAATTATTTCAAGATGCGGACAACAACAATGAATACTTCCTAAGTAATTTAGATGACGCAGTGTACTTTCTTTAG
- the LOC132904421 gene encoding uncharacterized protein LOC132904421 isoform X1 — translation MYTDIISFFFLFHNKCFFLQINMVRNYKRKTDRGSYKKEDLQAAVHAVRNGSLTGYKAAQIYNIPRTTIMDHVHRKRLSNTLGKRPTLSPDIENNIASCLHIMEKYGFGLTRAEISDLVAEYVTKNNIQTCFKNGKPGKDWIAGFRERNNLSIKKPQPVEYARKVAADPFVLSEYYELLNKTIKTLGLQDKPGAIWNVDETNFSKDPLKSKIVGVKGHAATRTISTPGKDNTTVLLGASAAGDKIPPLIIFKGKYVWDEWTSPNAYPRTTYAATKNGWMESDVFEAFFKKSFLPSIGVERPVLLIYDGHATHVGLNIIEAARDANVTILKLPPHTSHILQPLDISVMKSFKDRWDKVLVKWQRLNIGVQLPKKEFSRIIGEVWAGIEPQILMNGFRKAGIYPFNPTAVDKSKLDPMKLARFQEQSSALAPKKYEPQNLISIVLTLMNKNITQTPNRRLEIVQECNSISTTNTKEQAAIKKPNIPFEELLLEKIKRSDTSTKVKRSRVATGAEVITHDDVLTLKREKQIKENIKLEKNKKHISNNVCLLTQLSKNSAERQPFSGKQNLPACLQNQTPDARKIIVTSNIVLKKAGAVDYSSTKPGPSGIHKKKTRTNKYAASFMIKGKDNSKKKSGKENSKLYYRNKPTKSYETESTSSTTSVSGIMSCHSDSDILNFESDDDLNDIDGLSLADNENRKSEEENTEKENTEIERTHTVNTNNDHDAIEPPTDKNENVKVGEISSGNYTVKDYVLVRYYGKKWIYYVGVIESIDACDKTNIIYSIKFFKTVKKPKLLFKFPKKNDRDEVTILSIVKKVELFQDADNNNEYFLSNLDDAVYFL, via the exons ATGTATACAGAtatcatatctttttttttcttatttcataaCAAGTGTTTTTTTCTACAGATCAATATGGTgcgaaattataaaagaaaaacagataGGGGATCGTACAAGAAAGAAGACTTACAAGCAGCAGTACATGCTGTTAGAAATGGCTCATTAACTGGGTACAAAGCTGctcaaatttataacattCCAAGGACCACAATAATGGACCACGTCCACAGAAAAAGGCTCTCTAATACTCTTGGAAAAAGACCTACGTTATCACCGGACATAGAGAATAACATAGCAAGTTGTCTCCATATTATGGAAAAATATGGCTTTGGCCTGACCAGGGCTGAAATTTCCGATTTGGTGGCGGAATATGTCaccaaaaacaatatacaaacTTGTTTCAAAAATGGAAAGCCAG GAAAGGATTGGATAGCTGGTTTTCGAGAAAGAAATAATCTGTCAATTAAAAAACCACAGCCTGTGGAATACGCGCGTAAAGTAGCAGCTGATCCTTTCGTGTTGAGCGAGTATTAcgaattgttaaataaaacaattaaaactttaGGTTTACAAGATAAACCAGGAGCTATTtggaatgtggatgaaaccaACTTTTCCAAGGATCCCCTTAAATCGAAAATCGTTGGTGTCAAAGGTCATGCTGCTACAAGGACGATATCTACACCAGGTAAAGACAATACCACAGTTTTACTAGGAGCTAGCGCTGCAGGGGACAAAATCCCACCCTTAATCATCTTTAAAGGCAAATATGTCTGGGACGAATGGACTTCGCCAAATGCATATCCTAGGACCACTTATGCTGCCACCAAAAATGGATGGATGGAGAGTGACGTTTTCgaagctttttttaaaaaatcttttttaccGAGTATAGGCGTTGAGCGCCCcgtattgttaatttatgatGGCCACGCAACCCACGTTGGTTTGAACATTATTGAAGCGGCAAGGGATGCAAATGTTACCATCTTAAAACTTCCGCCCCATACAAGCCATATACTCCAACCATTAGACATTTCAGTCATGAAGTCCTTCAAAGATCGTTGGGATAAAGTTCTTGTGAAGTGGCAGAGATTAAATATAGGCGTACAATTGCCAAAAAAAGAGTTTTCACGTATTATTGGAGAAGTATGGGCCGGCATAGAGCCACAAATACTTATGAATGGTTTTCGTAAAGCCGGGATATACCCTTTTAATCCTACAGCAGTTGATAAATCAAAGTTAGATCCTATGAAATTGGCCCGATTTCAAGAACAGAGTTCTGCGTTAgcaccaaaaaaatatgaaccaCAAAACTTAATATCAATAGTATTGACATTGATGAACAAAAACATTACACAAACTCCTAATAGGCGGCTTGAAATTGTACAGGAATGTAATTCTATAAGCACTACCAATACCAAGGAACAAGCTGCGATAAAAAAGCCAAACATCCCATTTGAAGAGTTATTACTGGAAAAAATTAAGCGTAGTGACACCTCAACAAAAGTAAAGCGAAGTAGAGTTGCAACAGGTGCAGAGGTTATCACTCACGATGATGTGTTAACATTGAAAAGagaaaagcaaataaaagaaaacattaaattagaaaagaataaaaaacatatatctAACAATGTGTGCTTGTTAACTCAACTATCAAAAAATAGTGCTGAAAGGCAACCATTTTCGGGGAAACAAAATCTGCCTGCCTGTTTACAAAATCAAACGCCTGATGCCCGTAAAATAATAGTTACATCAAACATCGTGCTTAAAAAAGCTGGAGCAGTTGATTACTCTTCGACAAAACCTGGCCCATCAGGCATCCACAAAAAAAAGACAAGGACAAATAAATATGCAGCATCTTTCATGATTAAGGGTAAAGACAATAGTAAGAAGAAAAGTGGCAAAGAGAACAGCAAACtatattatagaaataaaccTACAAAGAGTTATGAAACAGAATCTACCAGTTCAACGACCAGTGTATCTGGAATTATGAGTTGTCACAGCGACTCCGATATATTGAATTTCGAATCAGATGATGATCTAAATGATATTGATGGACTTTCATTGGCAGATAACGAAAACAGAAAAAGTGAAGAAGAAAacactgaaaaagaaaatactgaaatagaAAGAACTCATACTGTAAACACTAACAATGATCACGATGCTATTGAACCTCCAACCGATAAAAATGAGAATGTAAAGGTGGGTGAAATTTCTTCAGGAAACTATACAGTGAAAGACTATGTTTTAGTCCGTTACTATGGGAAGAAATGGATTTATTATGTAGGAGTAATAGAATCTATAGATGCTTGtgacaaaacaaacataatctattcaattaagtttttcaaaacggtaaaaaaACCAAAGCTTCTCTTCAaatttcctaaaaaaaatgatCGTGATGAAGTAACAATTCTGTCGATAGTAAAAAAAGTGGAATTATTTCAAGATGCGGACAACAACAATGAATACTTCCTAAGTAATTTAGATGACGCAGTGTACTTTCTTTAG